The stretch of DNA GGTGATCATGCGAAGAAAGTCGTGGTGAATTCAACCAAATCAATGACTGGCCACTTGTTGGGTGGTGCGGGTGGTGTTGAGGCGATTTATTCGATCTTGGCCTTACATAACCAAGTGTCGCCTCCTACTATCAATTTGTTTGAACAAGACATTGAAGCGGGTTGTGATTTGGACTACTGCGCCAATACTGCACGTGATATGAAAATTAACGTGGCTATTTCCAATAGCTTCGGTTTTGGTGGCACCAACGGTACGCTGGTTTTCCGTCGCGTATAAGCTGCTGCAATTGAATAAAAAACCACGCCCTTGGGCGTGGTTTTTTATTGGGTGGCGAAATGGCGCATTAAAACTGAATGCAGGGGCGGCCTTTGCTAAGCGAGTAGCAGCTGCAATTGGCAAAGCGCCCATCCGGATTCACAATCAGCGTATGCGCTCCTAATTTGCACCAGCGACCGGTGCTTGGTTCTAGCGCATGATCAATATCTAATGCCTTGCTGCTGCGTTGTTGCGCGCCTAGCGTGTAATTGCCATGATCATCGTCCCATACCGTAATTATTAGATTGCTGTTGTTGATGATTTGGCCATTCAATGGCCAAGGCCAATGACCGTCTCGTTCGCGTTCTTGCTGGATCACAAATACGGCGGTGATCGCCAGTGTGATGATTAACAGGCTGCTCAGTACCACGATTCTGATTTTCATCACTCAATTCCCTAGTTATTGCGGTTCGCTTTGCGCCAGTCCCATGGCGGCGTTGGGTGCTGATCGGCCCATAAGCCAGTCTTTTGTGATTTTGCTTGAGTCTGTGCAGATTCATAACGTTCAAAATCAGTCGAACTCTGGCCTTTGGTATATTGGGTGTAATGCCAAGCCAGTCCCGCCGTGACCTGCTGAAGGTTGATATCGCGTTGATTGTGCTCAATCACGGCAACACCACGTCCGTAGCGGTCGACATCAATGATGGAGGCTGTAACGGTTTGCCGGTAGATCAGATCAGATAGCGCTTGCTTGGCAACTTGACCAAATGGCATTGCTTTTTCGGGAGCATCGATGAAAGCGAGGCGCAATTTATATTGTTTTCGATCATCGCTGAGTACCGTGATCGTGTCACCATCAGCCACACCTACCACTTGGGCACTTAACTGCATCCCGCGTTGTAATTCGCCCGATGTCGGTGGGCTAGGCTTGAGATAGCTCCAGAGGGCAAGCCCGACGATGAGTAATGCACCCAGCCGTTGTGGCCAAGTTTTTGCGGTGAATATTCGAAGTAAAGCACGTTGTTGGGTTTGTGTGACTTTCATGCTGCTTAGTGACAACCTGTTTGAGTGGGGGTGGATGCAAAACCAGCTTTGATGGCTTGATATAAGATAATTGGCCAATCCAATGTGCCCAGCGTGGGGCGAGCGGAGTAGACATCGTAATTGACTTGTTGCAATTTAGTGAGGATTCGATCGGCAGAGAGCACGATGGTACGAATCTCAAGCCCGATGCGGCCTGGTAGTGCGCGACCGAGTGGTGATCCTGCTCGCAGCATTTTGCGGGTACGATTGCACTGAAAAGCCATTAGGCGACTGAACGCAGGGTTGCTATGGCCAGCAAATAATTGGGCTTCATTGACCCCATATTTTTCCAACTCGTCTTGTGGCAGGTAAATGCGATCTTTCTTTAGGTCGATGGCGACATCTTGCCAAAAATTCACGAGTTGCAAGGCGGTGCAAATGCCATCCGATTGTGCGAGCATTTTGGCATCGGTATAGCCAAAAATATGCAGCAAGATGCGTCCAACTGGGTTGGCCGAACGGCGGCAATAATCAATCACTTCGCCAAAATTGGCGTAACGTGTTTTTACGACATCTTGGCGAAACGCCGAAAATAGATCTTCGAATAATTGCAATGGAATCTGATATTGCTGTGCAATTGGAACCAATGCCTGAAAGCGAGCGGTTATTGGTGGCGTGCCGTTGGCAATGCGCGCTATTTCATTGCTGCATTCATTCAGTGCGGCAATGCGCTCTGCCTGGGTGGCATCTCCCTCGTCAGCTAAATCGTCGGCATAACGTGCAATGTGGTACACGATGGCAATCGGGCGACGGAATGCTTTTGGTAGTAGTAAAGAGCCAACCGGGAAGTTCTCATAATGTTGTACTGTTTGCCCAGGGGTGATCATGACAAATCCTTAATAACAACTGACTCAGTCTGGTTTTATTTGCTGTGAATGCTATAGTGATCGAGCGTAAGTGCTTACGTATCAAATATCTCAAAACTAATTAGGGGAATGCAATGTTGAAAAAACTACTCATGACTTTGTTTGCTAGCTTAGCATTGGCGGCTTCTGCATTTGCTGCAGTAAATATTAATACAGCTACGGCAACTGAATTGGAAGCACTCAAAGGCATTGGCCCAGAAAAAGCCAAAGACATTGTTGAGTATCGTACCAAAAATGGCGCCTTTAAAACGCCAGAAGATATTATGAAAGTACCAGGTATCAAAGAAGGTACCTTTGCAAAAATTAAAGCTGATGTCACTGTAACTGGTAAAACCAGTGCGGCAGTGCCAGCTGCAGCACCAAAAGCATCAGCAAAACCTGCCGATGCCAAGACCGCAGCTACTGCTAAGCCTGATGCTAAAGCGACCAAAGCCGTTGCGGCTAGTGCGCCAGCTAAAAAATAAGCCAACAGCCAGTGATAAAAAAACCGGATCAATGATCCGGTTTTTTTTCGCCTGCCGCACTAAGCCGGACTGGCACGATAAATGTTTACTGAATCTTGGCGGTTTTCACCAAGTCATCAACCATCTTCTGAATACGTTGGCCTTGAACTTGTTGCTCAAGTTGAGGTTTCACTTCTTCGTACGATGGGCCTTTAGCTTCACGCACATCATCAAGTTTGATTACATGGAAACCATACTGAGTTTTTACAGGGTCAGAAATTTTGCCTTTTGGCAGTTTTTCCAATGCGCCACCAAATTCAGGTACGAAGTTCTTTGGATTTGCCCAGCCTAGATCGCCACCTTGTGAGCCTGAACCTTTGTCCATTGATTTTGCTTTAGCTAGCTCATCAAATTTTTTGCCTTTTTTTAGGTCGGCGATGATGGCTTGTGCTTCAGCTTCTGTAGCAACCAAAATGTGGCGCGCTTTGTATTCTTTGCCGCCGAAGTTCACTTTGATTTTGTCGTATTCTTTGCGCAATTCAGCGTCGGTGATTGGATTAGCTTTTACGTACTGATTAATGAAAGCACCAATCACAACGCGCTGTTTCAGCATATCCAGTTGTGCCATCGCTTCTGGATTTTTATCCATGCCTTTTTTGATGGCTTCTTGGTAAACCACTTCGTTTTTGATCAGTTCATCTTTGATTTTCGCGCGCAACTCTGGTGAGTCTTTTTGGCCGCGTTGTGCCAAATCGTTGACGAATGCGTCAGATTTAGCTTGTGGAATAGCGACGCCATTGACGGTGGCCACAGTACCTGCCGGAGCAGCAAAAACACTAGCTGACAAGCTAGCAGCAGCAATGGCCAGAGCCAAACGGTTTGCTTTAAACATGCGATTTCCTTCGTTCAAAATAGCCAACATCAAAATTCATCCGGCGTTAAAGCTCGGATACTCAGTGCATGTATACGATGCGGAATCAGATCAGATAAGGGCTGGTAGACCATACGGTGGCGCTCCAGTGACTTTTTTCCAATAAACGCGTTCGATACAATCGTTAATTCAAAATGCCCACCGCCACTGGCTGCGCCAGCGTGACCAAGATGCGCTGCGCTATCGTCAAAAAGCTCAATACTTTCAAACTCTAGTGCAGCCAAACGGCTGCGGATTTCGTCGGCGATGTTCATGATACCAGACTCTTAAGGTAAAACATGACGAAAGGGTTTTACCACGACTTCGGTAAAAATGCCATTCGTACTGTAAGGGTCTTCACTAGCCCAGCTTTGCGCCGCTGAAAGGCTGTCAAATTCGGCCACAATCAGGCTACCACTAAAACCCGCCGGACCCGGATCAACGCTATCAATCGCAGGAAACGGGCCTGCTAAAATCAAGCGACCTTCATTTTTTAGTACTTCCATACGCTCTAGATGCGCTGGACGCACCGCCAAGCGATCCGTCAGTGAGTCCGGTTTGTCGGTGCCGATAATCGCATATAAAGGCATCATTTATCCTTAAAAATTATTCAGAATCAGCAGGTTTGTCCTGCTGTTCGGGTTGCATATGTTTCGACAGGTAGACACTTTGCGCTACAACGAAGCCCAATGTCAGTACCAAAGTACCAAATACTTTGAATTTGACCCAAAGCGCTTCTGAAAAGTTGTGAAACACATAGATATTAAGTGCGCCCATCAGCAAGAAAAACAAGGCCCAGGCGTACATCAATTTGGTCCAGATCGGGCGGGGTAGTTCAAGCGATGCGCCCATCAGTTTTTCGATTAAGTTATTCTGCTTGAGGTGCCATGCGCCAACTAGCACTACGCTAAACAGCCAATACAGCACCGTGGGTTTCCACATGATGAACTGTTTATTGTGAAAAATGATAGTCATGCCGCCCATGACAGTAATCAGCACCAAGCTGATCCACAGCATATTGTCCACATGGCGGTGTCGTACCCAGCTATAAATCACTTGGCCAATCGTGGCGGCGATGGTGACGCCTGTTGCGATATAAATATCATCGGTATAGCTATAAGCACCAAAGAAAAGCAGGATCGGAAAAAGGTCAAAGATAAATTTCATGCGGTTAGCCCCAGAATATTTTTTGAATCAAAGTGGTTTTTCCCTGCTTGAGGCGTTGCCGCATTGTGATTGTACGGTCTGACTCAGGATGATATTCACTTGAGTTGCGCCACTTTAAGTGCGGCGATTATGCAGGGGGGCAGGGCGTGTGACAAGAAAGCGGACGAAAAAAAACGCCGATCAAAAGATCGGCGCTCAATGACCACTGGAGATACACGAAGCATCAGCTTGCGAAACGTATAGTGCGCCTTGAACGCCTTGCGTGCTTTGATGTGGCGCAAAATTATTGCAGAGTGTTAGTGTGAGAAAATCGGTGCTGTCATTGATGCCAAAAGAGAGTTTGGCCGATATGGTTGATGGTATTTGCGGGGTATATGGCTGTAAGCGAATTATGTCTTTGCATGGCGGAATATACCTGTTCAGCAACTAGAGAGTAGCTCGTTAGGTAATAGCAATTGCAATGAATTTTGGGGAGGAGGTGGCGAGCCCGACCCCCGGCACTAGCATCAAAAGCTGTGGCTGCTTCCTTCCGGACCTGACCAAGTTCACCTTCTAGCTATGCGGGGAGACCCGCCGTCGAAGCCGCTGATCTGCATCAGCGTATCGTGGCGTTGCGATGTTTGGTTTGCACCTCAATCACAACAGGGCGCGACTATATCACAGACTGGCGACCGATTGCCACTGTTGGCGTAAAACTTCGGGCGCTTGCCGCCCTAAATGGGTATACAGCCAAGTGCCAGCCGCTTCGACGCTGCGCCGACCCGCTGGCCAAGCGCCTAGCGTGTTAAAAATATCGCCTGCGGCATACAGCCCTTGACGCACTTCTCCGGCGATACATTGGGTGCAATTAATGATAATGGTGCCACCGCGCGCTTGTTGGGCTAAGGCAGTAATCAACGCCGGATGCTGCGGCAAATTACCGCTGCCATAGCTCTCGATCACGATGCCATGCCATGCTTGGCTATTGATCATCGCGGCAATGGCCGTTTCGCAGCCTGGATACAGTTTTAGCGCCAAAATCGCCCGATCTGCATTGAGCGCGTGCAGTGTAAACGGCTGATGTGAGTTGCTCGGAGCGGCTAACGGCGCGTTAGGTGCGCCATACGCGGTGTCAGCATCAGCGTCCAGTTTTTTGACGCAGTAGGCGGGCAAGACGAGTCCGCCAAACGCCAGCTGTACGCCACCCTGTTCGCTGGATGCAGCCTGTAGCGCCAGCTGAAAATTAGCTGGCCCATCGCTACCGTTATGTACCCATGGGCGCTGCGCGCCAGTGAGGATGACCGGCTTGGCCAAATGGGCCAGTTGCCAATGCAGTGCCGCGCCAGTCCACGCCATTGTATCGGTGCCATGTAGCACGATAAAGCCATCAAATTGATCCATGCGCTCGGCGATATCTTGCGCGATTTGCCGCCAGTGCTCTGGAGTCATTGCCGAAGAATCGAGCGCGACCGGATATTCTGAATATTCAATCTTTACACTGGGTATATGCAGCTGTGCCAATTCATCAATAGGCTTGATCAAGATACCCTGCTGAGGGGTTAGCCCATTAGGACTATCTGTGCAGCCTATTGTGCCACCGGTATACAGGCAAAAAATACGTTTCATGGTCAGTGGGGCCTTGGGAGTGCTAGAATTCTTTCTTTTTGCAGTACAGGATGATACGGCATGGTTATCGCCGACAACCGTAAGGCGTTTCACGAATATTTTATTGAAGAACGTCTCGAAGCGGGGATTGTTCTTGAAGGCTGGGAAGTCAAATCGATCCGCGCCGGCCGTGTTCAGCTCAAAGAATCATACGTGATTTATAAAAATGGCGATTTTTGGCTGTTTGGCTGCCATATTTCACCGCTGATTAATGCCTCGTCACATGTCTTGCCGGACGTAGTGCGTACTCGCAAACTGCTGCTCAAACAGCGCGAAATTGAAAAATTGGCGATGAAGGTTGATCGCGCTGGGTATACGATTGTTCCAGTGAATATGCATTTCACCCGTGGCTATATTAAGCTCGAAATCGGCGTGGCCAAAGGTAAAAAGCAGCACGATAAACGCCAGACCGAGAAAGAGCGCGAATGGCAGCGGGAAAAAGCGCGCATTGTGCGGGATCACACCAAACAGGCAAGCTAATTGATTTTTCAGTGCCCGAATAAAAAAACCGAGCTAGCTGCTCGGTTTTTTTATTCGGGGGGCAAATGACTTAGTTGTGTACTTTGCGACGACGAGCTGCAATCAAGCCTAGCAAGCCCAAACCCATTAACGCATAAGTTTCTGGTTCTGGAACCGGAGCCGCGATGGTATCAACGGTCACACCCAAACCATTTAAAGCCACGTTGGCGAATGTGTTTGGTAGGTTGGCATAGTTATGGCCGTTAACGTAGAAATAAGTATCGAAGGATAAGTTGAGCCACGGGCTTTGTGGGATAACCGCGCCGTTTTCAATCAATGAATCGCCAAAGCTCATTGAAGAATACAAAGGCACAGCTTTATTTCCAACTTGAGCAAATTGCAGCGATTTGTTATCGGTAAGCGTGCTATACCCCACCCATTGCCAGCCTGAGCCATTGCCGGGCGTCAGCACCCCAACCGTGGTGCTCACCGCGGCAGATATGAAAGGGTTGGCAGGGTTTAAGTTTTGCTTGCCTGCAGCAGTGTTAAGTTTGATATCGCTAATTTGCTCCGCATGGATATCGCTAATCTGCTTACCCTTGTTCGCTTCAACGGTGAACCAGCTATATAAATCGACCGGTTTTGTATTTTTGGTCAAATCGCCATTACCTGAAGAACTCTGGCTGGCAATGCTGCTGCCATCGCTTTTAGTGAACATCAGAGTGTTGCCATTCAGGCTGGCGCTCAGTCCGCTGAGCCAGCTCTGGCTCCAGTCAATTTTGTAGGTAACATCAGTGCCTACATAACTTTGGAATGCGGCGTGTGCAGGGGTAAGACTGAGTGCGAGTAAGGCAGAGGCTAAAATTTTGTGAGTTGTTTTCATTGCTATCCCTTAGTGTTTTATTTTTACGGGTAGTATTTTATCCCTGAAAGCGTATGTGATGACATGAATTTTGCGAAAAACTTTCATTAGCTAATGCTAATTCTTTTGCCTGTTGTTGGTCGCTGGCATGCCGCACGAGTTTCCATCACCACATAACAAACAATGTGCAACTCAGCTAAGCTTTGTCCCCGATTTTTCCTTCCTTACCACTGAGCAGACCAAGGATGTTTTGCTTATGACGCACAATCAGCAATAGGCTAATTGCAATGACCGCGGCAAGGTAGGCGGGGACGGGTAAAAATAGCCAGCATA from Chitinibacter fontanus encodes:
- the hpnC gene encoding squalene synthase HpnC codes for the protein MITPGQTVQHYENFPVGSLLLPKAFRRPIAIVYHIARYADDLADEGDATQAERIAALNECSNEIARIANGTPPITARFQALVPIAQQYQIPLQLFEDLFSAFRQDVVKTRYANFGEVIDYCRRSANPVGRILLHIFGYTDAKMLAQSDGICTALQLVNFWQDVAIDLKKDRIYLPQDELEKYGVNEAQLFAGHSNPAFSRLMAFQCNRTRKMLRAGSPLGRALPGRIGLEIRTIVLSADRILTKLQQVNYDVYSARPTLGTLDWPIILYQAIKAGFASTPTQTGCH
- a CDS encoding septation protein A; this translates as MKFIFDLFPILLFFGAYSYTDDIYIATGVTIAATIGQVIYSWVRHRHVDNMLWISLVLITVMGGMTIIFHNKQFIMWKPTVLYWLFSVVLVGAWHLKQNNLIEKLMGASLELPRPIWTKLMYAWALFFLLMGALNIYVFHNFSEALWVKFKVFGTLVLTLGFVVAQSVYLSKHMQPEQQDKPADSE
- the smpB gene encoding SsrA-binding protein SmpB, with amino-acid sequence MVIADNRKAFHEYFIEERLEAGIVLEGWEVKSIRAGRVQLKESYVIYKNGDFWLFGCHISPLINASSHVLPDVVRTRKLLLKQREIEKLAMKVDRAGYTIVPVNMHFTRGYIKLEIGVAKGKKQHDKRQTEKEREWQREKARIVRDHTKQAS
- a CDS encoding thermonuclease family protein yields the protein MKVTQTQQRALLRIFTAKTWPQRLGALLIVGLALWSYLKPSPPTSGELQRGMQLSAQVVGVADGDTITVLSDDRKQYKLRLAFIDAPEKAMPFGQVAKQALSDLIYRQTVTASIIDVDRYGRGVAVIEHNQRDINLQQVTAGLAWHYTQYTKGQSSTDFERYESAQTQAKSQKTGLWADQHPTPPWDWRKANRNN
- a CDS encoding BolA family protein, producing MNIADEIRSRLAALEFESIELFDDSAAHLGHAGAASGGGHFELTIVSNAFIGKKSLERHRMVYQPLSDLIPHRIHALSIRALTPDEF
- a CDS encoding ComEA family DNA-binding protein, yielding MLKKLLMTLFASLALAASAFAAVNINTATATELEALKGIGPEKAKDIVEYRTKNGAFKTPEDIMKVPGIKEGTFAKIKADVTVTGKTSAAVPAAAPKASAKPADAKTAATAKPDAKATKAVAASAPAKK
- a CDS encoding YciI family protein — its product is MPLYAIIGTDKPDSLTDRLAVRPAHLERMEVLKNEGRLILAGPFPAIDSVDPGPAGFSGSLIVAEFDSLSAAQSWASEDPYSTNGIFTEVVVKPFRHVLP
- a CDS encoding PEP-CTERM sorting domain-containing protein produces the protein MKTTHKILASALLALSLTPAHAAFQSYVGTDVTYKIDWSQSWLSGLSASLNGNTLMFTKSDGSSIASQSSSGNGDLTKNTKPVDLYSWFTVEANKGKQISDIHAEQISDIKLNTAAGKQNLNPANPFISAAVSTTVGVLTPGNGSGWQWVGYSTLTDNKSLQFAQVGNKAVPLYSSMSFGDSLIENGAVIPQSPWLNLSFDTYFYVNGHNYANLPNTFANVALNGLGVTVDTIAAPVPEPETYALMGLGLLGLIAARRRKVHN
- a CDS encoding asparaginase, which encodes MKRIFCLYTGGTIGCTDSPNGLTPQQGILIKPIDELAQLHIPSVKIEYSEYPVALDSSAMTPEHWRQIAQDIAERMDQFDGFIVLHGTDTMAWTGAALHWQLAHLAKPVILTGAQRPWVHNGSDGPANFQLALQAASSEQGGVQLAFGGLVLPAYCVKKLDADADTAYGAPNAPLAAPSNSHQPFTLHALNADRAILALKLYPGCETAIAAMINSQAWHGIVIESYGSGNLPQHPALITALAQQARGGTIIINCTQCIAGEVRQGLYAAGDIFNTLGAWPAGRRSVEAAGTWLYTHLGRQAPEVLRQQWQSVASL
- a CDS encoding peptidylprolyl isomerase is translated as MFKANRLALAIAAASLSASVFAAPAGTVATVNGVAIPQAKSDAFVNDLAQRGQKDSPELRAKIKDELIKNEVVYQEAIKKGMDKNPEAMAQLDMLKQRVVIGAFINQYVKANPITDAELRKEYDKIKVNFGGKEYKARHILVATEAEAQAIIADLKKGKKFDELAKAKSMDKGSGSQGGDLGWANPKNFVPEFGGALEKLPKGKISDPVKTQYGFHVIKLDDVREAKGPSYEEVKPQLEQQVQGQRIQKMVDDLVKTAKIQ